In the genome of Vicia villosa cultivar HV-30 ecotype Madison, WI linkage group LG7, Vvil1.0, whole genome shotgun sequence, one region contains:
- the LOC131620056 gene encoding protein FAR-RED IMPAIRED RESPONSE 1-like, protein MYVQNKSSLVDFLHGFERAVKEYRHNELMSNFKTFYYDPVLTTKLEGLELEAAKIFTGKKFKEVQDEIEDAITVNVIERSELENVVTFKMNRFCNKNSTYLVHLDRAQSKFLCDCNLFERVGIPCSHIICAMRHEHINIFPNSLICKRWTISAKDDYISSMSSEECDDEKMVMFRRGTMSSAFNSLCDISCKHPDDFKEALKGIYSLCEKIKRRRDVNGNHKTNTNVINDPIQAKTKGAPRKNKGIPRMTKGASRNTKGVPCNTSHTKHKCQDIGKNDVLHEVDKGSVAILNVGCEGVDKNYDSQQKKKDVDVVCSMKEFINKKTSKHVS, encoded by the exons ATGTATGTTCAGAATAAAAGCAGTCTTGTTGATTTCTTGCACGGTTTCGAAAGAGCTGTAAAAGAATACAGACATAATGAGTTAATGTCTAATTTTAAAACGTTCTATTATGATCCCGTGCTAACAACTAAATTGGAGGGGTTGGAGCTTGAAGCTGCAAAGATCTTTACTGGGAAAAAATTTAAGGAAGTTCAAGATGAAATAGAAGACGCGATCACGGTAAATGTTATCGAACGCTCTGAGCTCGAAAATGTTGTGACTTTTAAGATGAATAGATTTTGCAACAAAAATTCTACATATCTAGTTCATCTTGATAGGGCGCAAAGTAAATTTTTATGTGATTGTAATTTGTTTGAACGGGTAGGAATTCCATGTTCTCACATCATTTGTGCCATGCGGCATGAGCACATAAACATATTTCCAAATAGTTTGATTTGTAAAAGATGGACCATATCAGCAAAGGATGATTATATATCGTCAATGTCTTCTGAAGAATGTGATGATGAGAAAATGGTCATGTTTCGTCGAGGGACTATGTCTTCTGCGTTTAATAGTCTGTGTGATATTTCTTGTAAGCATCCAGATGATTTTAAAGAGGCTTTGAAAGGGATTTATAGTttgtgtgagaaaataaagaggcGTCGTGATGTCAATGGAAATCATAAGACTAATACAAATGTTATTAATGATCCCATTCAGGCCAAGACCAAAGGTGCTCCTCGTAAGAACAAAGGCATTCCTCGCATGACCAAAGGTGCTTCTCGTAATACAAAAGGTGTCCCTTGTAATACCAGTCACACAAAGCATAAGTGTCAAGATATAGGTAAAAATGATGTTCTACATGAAGTTGACAAAGGCTCTGTTGCAATATTAAATGTAGGGTGTGAG GGTGTTGATAAGAATTATGATAGTCAGCAGAAGAAAAAAGATGTTGATGTTGTTTGTTCAATGAAAGAATTTATcaataaaaaaacatcaaaacatgtaaGTTAA
- the LOC131620057 gene encoding protein FAR1-RELATED SEQUENCE 5-like, with translation MDVDYRDIDCEELANCNNVGDEEGKEDMDIYKKINDLTDDDIRGLEFSSQEKAINFYEIYAKSHGFAIRKDDVKRDYEGNIIVRQLVCNREGKSDKKRGRCRDPRPTTRMECRDRFRVALNLVTEKWRVSVFEPSHNHELTPSHYVHLIPKYRRLTESDKALVDGLHTHGVRTCHILGFMMAQKGGHKGLGFCKKDLYNYLNNEAMARIEGGDAFAALSYLQAKADNDPMFFSKFTTTNEGRLENLFWSDSASRIDYECFGDVIAFDATYKKNRYDKPVVVFSGFNHHGETTIFGCALVSDEKTETYKWVLNTFLEAMYHKHPKGVVTDGDLAMREAIRDVFPNSLHRLCSWHLHRNACENVKNPKFLEEFKSLIYATYTLDEFENEWKRVVDDCGLSNNKWVKKTYEMKRIWASAYMQDNFFVV, from the coding sequence ATGGATGTAGACTACAGAGATATTGATTGTGAAGAATTAGCTAATTGTAATAATGTCggtgatgaagaaggaaaagaggacaTGGATATTTACAAAAAGATTAATGACCTGACAGATGATGATATAAGAGGTTTGGAATTTTCTTCTCAGGAAAAAGCAATAAATTTCTATGAAATATATGCCAAAAGTCACGGGTTTGCAATAAGAAAAGATGATGTAAAACGTGATTATGAAGGGAATATAATTGTTCGTCAATTAGTTTGTAATAGAGAAGGTAAAAGTGATAAGAAGAGGGGACGATGTAGAGATCCAAGACCAACCACACGAATGGAATGTCGTGATAGGTTTCGAGTAGCTCTAAATCTTGTGACTGAAAAATGGAGAGTTTCCGTATTTGAGCCCTCTCATAACCATGAGTTAACTCCATCACACTATGTTCATTTGATTCCTAAGTATCGTCGATTGACTGAATCGGATAAAGCTCTTGTTGATGGCTTGCACACACATGGTGTTAGAACATGCCATATTTTAGGTTTTATGATGGCTCAAAAAGGTGGTCATAAAGGTCTTGGATTTTGTAAAAAGGACTTATATAACTACTTAAATAATGAAGCAATGGCAAGAATAGAAGGAGGGGATGCTTTTGCTGCTTTGAGTTATTTACAGGCTAAAGCTGATAATGATCCAATGTTTTTTTCGAAGTTTACCACAACAAACGAAGGACGTTTAGAAAACTTATTTTGGTCGGATTCAGCTAGTCGGATTGATTATGAATGTTTTGGTGATGTGATTGCTTTTGACGCGACTTATAAGAAGAACAGGTATGACAAGCCTGTTGTTGTTTTTTCTGGATTCAACCATCATGGAGAAACTACAATTTTCGGTTGTGCTTTGGTTTCTGATGAAAAAACTGAGACATACAAGTgggttttaaatacttttttgGAAGCAATGTATCATAAACATCCTAAAGGGGTAGTTACAGATGGAGATCTTGCAATGAGAGAAGCTATTCGAGATGTATTTCCAAACTCGTTGCATCGTCTTTGTTCATGGCATTTACATCGAAATGCTTGTGAGAATGTGAAGAATCCAAAATTCTTGGAAGAATTTAAGTCATTGATTTATGCTACTTATACTCTAGACGAGTTTGAAAATGAGTGGAAGAGGGTAGTTGATGATTGTGGTTTATCAAATAACAAATGGGTTAAGAAAACATATGAGATGAAGAGAATATGGGCTAGTGCATACATGCAAGACAATTTTTTTGTGGTATAA